A region of the Zhihengliuella halotolerans genome:
TCGTGGTTTAAGTCGTCAGTGCTGGTTTGCGACGGGCTGGCTGGAGTCGCCCGGCCGCCACTCGGCGGCCAGTGCGCGGCCGTATTCGTGCGTCAGTTCGCTGGGGACGGTGTCAGGCACGCCGACGCCTTCGGCGAGGGCGACTCGGTCGCTGACCTCGCGCAACATCAGGGACAACGGAACGTCGAGCGCCGTGCAGATCGAGGAGAGGAGCTCGGATGACGCTTCCTTCTGACCGCGTTCGACCTCGGAAAGGTATCCGAGCGAGACGCGCGCGTTGTGCGACACCTCGCGCAGGGTGCGCCCCTGGCGCTGGCGAACGTCACGCAGGACTTCGCCGATCTCGTGGCGTAGGACAACCATTGTGCGCTCCTTGTGGTCTCGACGTTCATCATCTGCCGTGCCCACGTCCCGCCAACGGACGACGCCGTTGATGGTGACGGGTTGCTTGACCATGGGTATAGCCGTTCTCCTTAGTCCAATTCACCGCCGATGATCGACGGAGAAAACCGGGGCTTCTGCTTCCGAAAGCCCTACATGTTATCCAACGGGCCATCGTGCCGTTTTGTTCCCGGTCCCCTTCACCCTATCCAGAGTGAGGCACAAGTCACCACTCTTCGAGCGAAGTTGTGGAAAAACTAGGAAACACCGGGCCACTCGCCGGCTCCGCGCAGGGCGAGTGCGACGGCGGCCAGCGCCGCCTCG
Encoded here:
- a CDS encoding helix-turn-helix domain-containing protein, with the protein product MVKQPVTINGVVRWRDVGTADDERRDHKERTMVVLRHEIGEVLRDVRQRQGRTLREVSHNARVSLGYLSEVERGQKEASSELLSSICTALDVPLSLMLREVSDRVALAEGVGVPDTVPSELTHEYGRALAAEWRPGDSSQPVANQH